From Vanrija pseudolonga chromosome 1, complete sequence, a single genomic window includes:
- the spo6 gene encoding Sporulation-specific protein 6, giving the protein MTAITRTRTDPLAAHNPAHGPLALQPAVPPPAADVFGSAAPSKAVDKMNSPRKAAPAERFVSSKAALVDGKRAPPAATTAAGEPRAALAGVNLNVGTLQKRLQTAARPHAKSIPQPAAVPDVFDTEPPRTGAAAASALGKRPRERSAPATSSKRARAEAAALAAKSHKHEQEQWLAKWQKVFPTLVFHFEIGAEEGVVGRNLNNRVQQMGARVDQFFSQRVSHLVVKGGASPHKPRAAPSQSKRVAREAADTNPFLDSTGVTDLVQKAEKLGIKVWTVKKLTDMLDQLAPVGNAAGDSLSHLLADEKIHGTRERDFSAPRPDFYYFKPGSKFLLIEDATGRNRPVMVKEYNSKDHKEWPCVHEHFLRLTSSSCLPTSARSDNIVKDLRERALSLYVDRVPFRGEEPPQPALKRSQSLRDLSLTSSLPEAEPYLKASGNSVVITSAIASTSTANTTPGTFVGGVPQLGANKDRAIMQMSKRVQVLKGNARLAASSKKLAGGVENRDPNEAGPSTLRRRKSTGMDAPTPPVKEFLSQNQVVAMLKQLKAPTTMAKPSYDERVRNRELVDTGYKRKDQDTASGYCENCRVRYQDLSLHVASKKHRRFATNPKNFVDLDDMLQCLQRPPNPAICYEVDVCRPCYKLHDKDKPCGRCMDDPEVYSSPPPSSRGSSVHGSAQKPRYDVEPMDEDEEEDDDEEEEQDEQDFENEESNMDEGAEAADGWVEPTTIQPLAVAAAGA; this is encoded by the exons ATGACGGCCATAACTAGAACCCGGACCGACCCCCTCGCAGCACACAACCCCGCCCATggccccctcgccctccagcccgccgtgcccccgccagcagcagacgTGTTTGGCTCTGCCGCCCCCTCAAAGGCCGTGGACAAGATGAACAGCCCGCGCAAGGCGGCGCCTGCCGAGCGCTTCGTGTCGAgcaaggccgcgctcgtcgacggcaagcgcgcgccgcccgcggccACGACCGCCGCTGGAGaaccgcgcgccgcgctcgccggcgtgaaCCTCAATGTCGGGACCCTGCAGAAGCGCCTccagacggcggcgcgcccaCACGCAAAGTCGATCccgcagcccgccgccgtgccagACGTGTTTGACACCGAGCCGCCCCGCaccggcgctgctgctgccagcgcgctcggcaagcgGCCCCGCGAGCGCTCTGCGCCCGCGACATCGTCCAAgcgtgcccgtgccgaggcggcagcgctGGCGGCCAAGAGCCACAAGCACGAGCAGGAGCAGTGGCTCGCCAAGTGGCAGAAGGTGTTCCCGACCCTCGTGTTCCACTTTGAGattggcgccgaggaaggcgtcgtcggccggaACCTCAACAACCGCGTGCAGCAGATGGGAGCG CGCGTGGACCAGTTCTTCTCACAACGCGTGTCGCACCTTGTGgtcaagggcggcgcgtcaCCACACAAGCCCCGTGCTGCACCATCGCAATCAAAGCGCGTTGCGCGTGAAGCAGCGGACACGAACCCGTTCTTGGACTCGACGGGCGTGACGGATCTAGTgcagaaggccgagaagctAGGGATCAAGGTGTGGACAGTGAAGA AGCTCACCGACATGCTTGACCAGCTGGCACCAGTGGGCAACGCCGCTGGCGACTCGCTCTCCcacctgctcgccgacgagaagatCCACGGCACGCGCGAACGCGACTTTTCGGCACCGCGCCCAGACTTCTACTACTTCAAGCCTGGAAGCAAGTTTTTGCTCATCGAGGATGCCACGGGACGCAACAGGCCAGTAATGGTCAAGGAGTACAACTCCAAGGACCACAAGGAATGGCCCTGCGTCCACGAGCACTTCCTCCGgctcacgtcgtcgtcgtgtttgCCCACCTCGGCTAGGTCCGACAACATTGTCAAGGATTTGCGAGAACGCGCCCTGTCGCTGtacgtcgaccgcgtccccttccgcggcgaggagccgCCGCAGCCTGCACTCAAGCGCTCCCAGTCGCTCCGCGACCTGTCCCTCACGTCGTCGCTTCCTGAGGCTGAGCCGTACCTCAAGGCATCGGGCAACAGTGTGGTCATCACGTCGGCGATTGCATCGACGTCAACAGCCAACACGACGCCAGGGACGTTTGTCGGTGGTGtgccgcagctcggcgcgaacAAGGACCGCGCCATCATGCAGATGAGCAAGCGCGTCCAGGTCCTCAAGGGCaacgcgcgcctcgccgctaGCAGCAAGAAGCTGGCTGGCGGTGTCGAGAACCGTGACCCCAACGAGGCCGGCCCCTCCACGTTACGCCGCCGCAAGTCGACCGGCATGGACGCGCCCACCCCCCCCGTCAAGGAGTTCCTGTCGCAGAACCAGGTCGTCGCCATGCTCAAGCAGCTCAAGGCACCGACGACCATGGCCAAGCCATCAtacgacgagcgcgtccgcAATCGCGAGCTCGTTGACACAGGATACAAGCGCAAGGACCAGGACACGGCGAGCGGGTACTGCGAGAACTGCCGCGTGAGATACCAGGACCTTTCGTTACACGTCGCGTCCAAGAAGCACCGCAGATTCGCGACCAACCCCAAGAACtttgtcgacctcgacgacatgcTCCAGTGTCTGCAGAGACCGCCGAACCCGGCCATCTGCTACGAAGTCGACGTCTGTCGCCCCTGCTACAAGCTGcacgacaaggacaagccGTGCGGACGGTGCATGGACGACCCGGAGGTCTactcgtcgcccccgcccagcagTCGCGGGAGCAGTGTGCACGGCAGCGCACAGAAGCCGCGctacgacgtcgagccgatggacgaggatgaggaggaagac
- the grp78 gene encoding Endoplasmic reticulum chaperone BiP — protein sequence MAYPRATIRPRRSKQAQASASLLSKITLVCCVLLAIVCFLPVGNQVRAAEQKDNDYGTVIGIDLGTTYSCVAVQRGGKVEIIANDQGNRITPSWVGFTEDERLIGDAAKNQGAQNPTNTVFDAKRLVGRDFKDPDVQKDRKHWPFEIVNKNGKPMIHVKHKGEFKDFTPEEISAMVLVKMKETAEAYLGHKVTHAVVTVPAYFNDAQRQATKDAGTIAGLTVLRIVNEPTAAAIAYGLDRSTKTESQIIVYDLGGGTFDVSLLSIEDGVFEVLATAGDTHLGGEDFDNRVIDYFVKQYKRKTGTDVTGNQKALGKLRREVEKAKRTLSSQMSTKLEIESFEGGNDFSETLTRAKFEELNMDLFRKTMKPVEQVLKDADVKKEDIDDVVLVGGSTRIPKVQQLLKEFFNGKEPSKGINPDEAVAYGAAVQGGILSGEEGSSGVLLIDVCPLTLGIETTGGVMTKLIGRNSVVPTKKSQIFSTAVDNQPTVRIQVYEGERSMTKDNNLLGEFDLTNIPPAPRGVPQVEVTFEIDANGILKVSAVDKGTGKSESITITNDQRRLSPEDIERMVQEAEEFADEDAQQKKRIENMNALQNFVFTLKSQLNDEKALGGKLDAADKKTILDALKEKQDWLDANPDADADEYQAQLDDIQDVVGPLTSKLYAEGAPGGGAPEDDGSSYSHDEL from the exons ATGGCATACCCCCGTGCCACCATCAGGCCGCGGAGGAGCAAGCAGGCTCAGGCCTCGGCATCGCTCCTCTCAAAGATCACGCTCGTCTGctgcgtcctcctcgccattgTGTGCTTCCTGCCCGTTGGCAACCaggtccgcgccgccgagcagaagGACAACGACTACGGAACTGTTATTGGTATCGACTTGGGAACTACCTACTCTTGTGTTGC CgtccagcgcggcggcaaggttGAGATCATCGCCAACGACCAGGGAAACCGTATCACGCCCTCATGGGTCGGcttcaccgaggacgagcgccTCATTGGTGACGCGGCCAAGAACCAGGGAGCCCAGAACCCCACCAACACTGTGTtcgacgccaagcgcctGGTCGGCCGCGACTTCAAGGACCCCGATGTCCAGAAGGACCGCAAGCACTGGCCTTTCGAGATTGTCAACAAGAACGGCAAGCCCATGATCCACGTCAAGCACAAGGGCGAGTTCAAGGACTTC ACCCCCGAGGAGATCTCCGCCATGGTCCTTGTCAAGATGAAGGAGACCGCTGAGGCTTACCTCGGCCACAAGGTCAcccacgccgtcgtcaccgtcCCCGCCTACTTCAACGACGCCCAGCGTCAGGCTACCAAGGACGCCGGCACCATCGCCGGTCTTACCGTCCTCCGTATCGTCAAcgagcccaccgccgccgccatcgcctACGGTCTTGACCGTTCCACCAAGACCGAGTCGCAGATCATTGTCTACGACCTTGGAGGTGGTACTTTCGATGTCTCGCTCCTCTCGATCGAGGACGGCGTCTTCGAGGTTCTTGCTACCGCTGGTGACACCCACCTTGGTGGTGAGGACTTTGACAACCGTGTCATCGACTACTTTGTCAAGCAGTACAAGCGCAAGACTGGCACCGACGTCACTGGCAACCAGAAGGCTCTTGGCAAGCTCCGTCGTGAggtcgagaaggccaagcgcaCTCTCTCTTCGCAGATGTCGACCAAGCTCGAGATCGAGTCGTTCGAGGGCGGCAATGACTTCTCCGAGACTCTTACCCGCGCCAAGTTTGAGGAGCTCAACATGGACCTCTTCCGCAAGACCATGAAGCCCGTCGAGCAGGTTctcaaggacgccgacgtcaagaaggaggacaTTGACGATGTCGTCCTTGTTGGTGGTTCGACCCGTATCCCCAAggtccagcagctcctcAAGGAGTTCTTCAACGGCAAGGAGCCCTCCAAGGGCATCaaccccgacgaggccgtcgcctacggcgccgccgtccaggGTGGTATCCTTtccggcgaggagggctcTTCGGGCGTTCTCCTCATCGACGTCTGCCCCCTTACCCTCGGTATTGAGACCACTGGCGGTGTCATGACCAAGCTCATTGGCCGTAACTCGGTTGTCCCCACCAAGAAGTCGCAGATCTTCTCGACTGCTGTCGACAACCAGCCCACCGTCCGCATCCAGGTCTACGAGGGCGAGCGTTCCATGACCAAGGACAacaacctcctcggcgagttTGACCTCACCAACATTCCCCCTGCCCCTCGCGGTGTCCCCCAGGTCGAGGTCACCTTCGAGATTGACGCCAACGGTATCCTCAAGGtctcggccgtcgacaagGGCACCGGCAAGTCCGAGTCCATTACTATCACAAACGATCAGCGCCGTCTCTCGCCCGAGGACATTGAGCGCATGGTTCAGGAGGCTGAGGAgttcgccgacgaggacgcccaGCAGAAGAAGCGCATCGAGAACATGAACGCCCTCCAGAACTTTGTCTTCACCCTCAAGTCGCAGCTCAACGACGAGAAGGCCCTCGGtggcaagctcgacgcggctgACAAGAAGACCATCCTCGACGCTCTCAAGGAGAAGCAGGActggctcgacgccaaccccgacgccgatgccgacgagtACCAGGCCCAGCTTGACGACATTCAGGATGTTGTTGGTCCTCTTACCTCCAAGCTTTACGCTGAGGGTGCCCCTGGTGGCGGCGCtcccgaggacgacggctCGTCGTACTCTCACGACGAGCTCTAA
- the Arxes2 gene encoding Adipocyte-related X-chromosome0 expressed sequence 2 translates to MYSTLQRLNHFGSISTTFIVVLLSLISLASFLTQPVPEVGKIAVSDLIVQRGRLNRWAAREEDIASLRFSVKTDLTPLLTSYNTKQLYLYLTAAYVDHAGAAHEAVLWDRIITRADSTDFRAVGKGNTKPRVMRNPRLNVPESRSHYHWRNPSGSFRTVDNANITLHYSLMPYVGILTSGIAAEAQGSVDITYKKR, encoded by the exons ATGTACTCGACGCTCCAGCGGCTCAACCACTTCGGGTCGATATCGACGACCTTCATTGTCGTGCTGCTCtcgctcatctcgctcgcgagCTTCCTCACGCAGCCCGTGCCCGAGGTGGGAAAGATTGCAGTCAGCGACTTGATtgt ccagcgcggccgcctgAACCgctgggccgcgcgcgaggaggacattGCCTCGCTGCGCTTCAGCGTCAAGACGGACCTCACGCCCCTGCTCACGAGCTACAACACCAAGCAGCTCTATCTGTACCTCACGGCGGCGTacgtcgaccacgccggcgcagcgcacgAGGCCGTGCTCTGGGACCGCATCAtcacgcgcgccgactcgacagacttccgcgccgtcggcaagggcaaCACCAAGCCCCGCGTCATGCGCAACCCCCGCCTCAACGTGCCCGAGAGCAGGAGCCACTACCACTGGCGGAACCCGTCTGGGTCGTTCCG AACCGTCGACAACGCAAACATCACACTACACTACTCGCTCATGCCCTACGTCGGCATTCTCACCTCTGGAATCGCCGCAGAGGCCCAGGGCTCAGTAGACATCACTTACAAGAAGCGATAA
- the yod1 gene encoding Ubiquitin thioesterase OTU1, whose translation MTPVRLRHPRGVTTLEIDPETQGVADLRVLIFSATEIPPSEQEIKYGYPPKPLPDTAGRLSTIPITRGEQLIVTAVPPTIKSPRLRRPSVKEQDAALSAPSPPRDKPAPKPQLSPLEDGDIPVEASESVKLPGLDAGYLQLRVVPDDNSCLFSAIGLVFEGGISAAQNLRKVVADAIKADPVNYSDVMLGRPRDEYIAKILHKDTWGGAIELSIFAQHYKTEICSFDVATGRCDRFGEGNYESRCLLVYSGIHYDAITLSPLETSPPSFHTTVFPVNEDDILPTAEKLVTTLRKRHYFTDTANFDLKCGVCGLGLKGEQGAREHAMMTGHVDFGEY comes from the exons ATGACACCA GTCAGGCTGCGACACCCACGCGGTGTGACGACGCTCGAGATTGACCCCGAGACGCAAggggtcgccgacctgcgcgtcCTAATCTTCTCGGCCACCGAGATTCCCCCGAGCGAGCAGGAAA TCAAGTACGGCTACCCGCCAAAGCCGCTGCCCGACACGGCGGGCAGATTGTCCACTATCCCCATCACACGTGGCGAGCAGCTTATCGTgaccgccgtgccgccgacaaTCAAGTCGCCGCGCCTCCGTCGCCCATCCGTCAAGGAGCAGGACGCGGCcctgtcggcgccgtcaccgccgagaGACAAGCCCGCCCCCAAGCCCCAGCTCTCGCccctcgaggacggcgacatCCCCGTCgaggcgtccgagtcggTCAAGCTCCCCGGCCTCGATGCGGGGTATCTCCAGCTCCGTGTGGTGCCAGACGACAACTCGTGTCTCTTCTCCGCGATCGGCTTGGTGTTTGAGGGCGGAATATCGGCAGCGCAAAACCTGCGAAAAG TGGTCGCCGATGCCATCAAGGCTGATCCGGTGAATTACTCGGACGTGATGCTGGG ACGGCCACGCGACGAGTACATTGCCAAGATCCTGCACAAGGACACCTGGGGAGGCGCGATCGAGCTGTCCATCTTTGCCCAGCA CTACAAAACCGAGATCTGCTCGTTTGACGTCGCGACTGGCCGGTGCGACAGGTTCGGCGAGGGCAACTATGAGTCGAG GTGTCTGCTGGTGTACTCTGGGATCC ACTACGACGCGATCACGCTCTCTCCGCTCGAGACATCACCGCCGTCATTCCACACGACCGTCTTCCCCgtcaacgaggacgacatcTTACCGACGGCTGAGAAGCTCGTCACGACTCTCCGCAAGCGCCACTACTTTACCGACACTGCCAACTTTGACCTCAAGTGCGGCGTCTGCGGTCTCGGCCTCAAGGGGGAgcagggcgcgcgcgagcatgCCATGATGACGGGCC ACGTCGACTTTGGGGAATACTAG
- the CNN01560 gene encoding putative acetate kinase codes for MYILALNCGSSSIKGKLFALPATPSAPLAAVATLAVSNIGAKGDNVTLRLKWDNGPDERQTGPDGGAVEHRELFPWILDHIARSGAVKKDDIKYITHRIVHGGTNTKGLVVTADHREALGEMDALSEFAPLHNHHAVLGVKACLDVLPQHTSLLLFDTLFHQTIPPEVYTYALPPPDGKLPIPLRKYGFHGLSYASIVRSLASYLGKPTDTLNIVVAHLGSGASSACIRGGKSIDTSMGLTPLEGLVGGTRTGTIDPTAIFHHTKDYWTDAGLPGIKVSKAEALLNKKSGLTALAGTPNFATITTRANDPTSAEHARAKLAYDVFVDRLMGFVSQYLAKLLATLPIAEIDGLVFSGGIGENAAGLRADVLQRLGWLGTAVDAAKNDVRSDDVVREITVPGSKLRGWVILTDEEGYCAQAAREQLAL; via the exons ATGTACATCCTCGCACTCAACTGCGGCAGCTCAAGCATAAAGGGCAAGCTGTTCGCGCTGCCCGCAACCCCGTCGGCGCCACtagcggcggtggccacgCTCGCGGTCAGCAACATCGGCGCGAAGGGCGACAACGTCACGCTGCGGCTCAAGTGGGACAACGGGCCGGACGAGCGGCAGACCGggcccgacggcggcgctgtcgaGC ACCGCGAGCTCTTCCCGTGGATTCTGGACCATATCGCCCGCTCCGGCGCCgtgaagaaggacgacaTCAAGTACATTACGCACCGGAT cGTGCACGGCGGCACCAACACAAAGGGCCTCGTCGTGACTGCTGACCACCGTGAAGCGCtgggcgagatggacgcCTTGTCCGAGTTTGCGCCGCTGCAC AACCaccacgccgtcctcggcgtcaaggccTGCCTCGACGTTCTCCCGCAGCACACGTCGCTGCTCCTCTTTGACACGCTCTTCCAT CAAACCATCCCACCCGAGGTCTACACTTatgcgctgccgccgcctgatGGCAAGCTGCCGATTCCGCTCCGCAAG TACGGCTTCCACGGTCTCTCGTACGCGTCCATCGTCCGCTCCCTCGCCTCGTACCTCGGCAAGCCAACCGACACCCTCAACAttgtcgtcgcgcacctcggctcgggcgcTTCGTCCGCCTGCATTCGCGGCGGCAAGTCGATCGACACGAGCATGGGCCTCACGCCGCTCGAGGGCCTggtcggcggcacgcggACCGGCACGATCGACCCCACCGCCATCTTCCACCACACCAAGGACTACTGGACCGACGCGGGTCTGCCGGGCATCAAGGtgtccaaggccgaggcgctcctgAACAAGAAGTCGGGGctgacggcgctggcgggcacGCCAAACTTTGCGACTATCACGACGCGTGCCAACGACCCTACGTCGGcggagcacgcgcgcgccaagctcgcgtACGACGTGTTTGTCGACCGCCTCATGGGCTTTGTGTCGCAgtacctcgccaagctgctTGCCACGCTGCCGATCGCCGAGATTGACGGGCTGGTCTTCTCGGGCGGCATTGGTGAGAACGCAGctgggctgcgcgccgacgtgctccagCGCCTCGGGTGGCTTGGGAccgctgtcgacgccgccaagaacGATgtgcgcagcgacgacgtcgtgcgcgagATTACCGTGCCAGGCTCCAAGCTCCGCGGGTGGGTCATCCTTACCGATGAGGAGGGATACTGCGCCCAGGCGGCGCGTGAGCAGCTGGCATTGTAG
- the CNN01560 gene encoding uncharacterized protein, with protein sequence MPYLAGRSMPSVALEKLPAEQALHVAALPVHSVARQPLPWHTEHEEGLAAQPVTSVFAQWSPPLYVFAATPRPSHDVMHHPSGYSAQRRIDDSAIVSAQSGQ encoded by the exons ATGCCTTACTTGGCAGGGCGGTCGATGCCCTCAGTCgcg ctcgagAAGTTGCCAGCCGAGCAAGCCTTGCACGTCGCCGCGTTGCCGGTGCACTCGGTCGCGAGGCAGCCGTTGCCCTGGCACACGGAGCACGAGGAGGGGTTGGCGGCACAGCCCGTCACCTCGGTCTTTGCGCAGTGGTC CCCGCCTTTATACGTGTTTGCGGCGACTCCACGGCCATCCCACGACGTCATGCACCACCCAAGCGGCTACTCTGCCCAACGACGAATCGACGACTCGGCAATCGTCAGCGCTCAGTCGGGCCAATAG